A single region of the Ascaphus truei isolate aAscTru1 chromosome 6, aAscTru1.hap1, whole genome shotgun sequence genome encodes:
- the RLF gene encoding zinc finger protein Rlf isoform X4, which translates to MLCIRALQIQSNETDTTKTSVCKTIACLLPQDLEVRRGCQLTEFLFEPTFDGLNILEELFLQPDQKSDEESTVISNSLRCELLLALKGHWMFDPEFWDWKTLKRHCLKLLGKEPSDAEEENDVEPLPNEPDILDASLGIYEDHNEHPEATPEYINNEFESAKVRKPVGSSERYKRWLQYKFYCVICKREVIEARILHHAKMHLEDGIYTCPVCTKKCKKKELFVTHVMEHMKMPTRHRPKKKPREFKSERISVGNFSARQHKFVLQEEDDDESDSNGYITFGKLQELNLQDRDVYPCPGTSCSRVFKQFKYLSIHLKAEHNNNDENSKHYLDMKNMREKCAFCRRHFITTFHLKQHMRIHFGDLPYMCVSIDCNEQFYSVNELLSHKQLHNDLQYKCELDGCNLVFSDLGLLYHHEAQHFRDASYVCSFPGCKKFYYCKSDLQAHLGTHGSDFERGHDYGAGVFAEQIKKETESQQSPFNDQVHSLANRDLICGNSPTLLQRNVAPNEQTPSVTGGMDCKNSNVSIPGYNEREQSHDSQTCCSSHEMSLESKEHVFDCACKNANDAQIGLEKLHTPQFQQNKIKIEAVDVLNTFTVGNDAENINTDIGSENETSACVTRPIRISDIKEECHETPVSAGFNVSTSEDNLCELLTGLKHLNLKNSKSCIANASPRVRKATASSSKKCTVPKKVLSQYLIRLALKPYFCELPGCKRAFVTKDALLLHYIKKHHYSKEKALKLNMFQTKFAPFECHICLRAFTRRTHLRIHYKKKHHIGKEKVTCKAPGRKLGNKKRTSRIINERHTNCLKNFQTNETANRQTHERRSPVQEGFHSETYVDSLSDETDAGTGVHTPESHMDDLESREGRGTRRTVAKGKLCYILNKYHKPFHCVHKTCNSSFTSQTGLIRHYRLVHHYNREQLCLEKDKAKTKREYGKCRRIFTCKYKECRKSFICSKALSKHYIDFHNLENEDRELDIFYTVNHLKPQMEDPKYSDETQSSDSEYCCDVDTCSAVFTDHTSYTQHILSVHRKYNLCESRTKRKRETDELEDVRESYINKPRRNTRLLHNRKKINAKKKLLNKELIEFKTREEALQMCAQNVQITQFPCMVHGCSSVVKLESSIVRHYKLTHLLNPSYISNRSPTLIHCVKNFPQIKKVSNSEEELGPKKRDCTQEKKIPKLHLHREIRSTLDRRDDERESPKSNSTGNLSERDALNSSTANNKSVRIGFGESVIRPPVFKNVDDVPKSSEKENVASVTSFQPPCKLESDQGNLQPHPRHSNALCSTKENNQKRTIPKPLDLKTFKPMGFESSFLKFIEESRETDDEFEVEPPKQCKTHNSFQMEGLPFKDTDQKLSSDHEACLPQHKTLHDDNLGGFQPLLCSSVQSAVPMPTLQNLRTILDKALTDCGDLALKQLHYQRPVVVLERSKFAAPLIDLFSSKKTDELCVAIS; encoded by the coding sequence ATGTTATGCATAAGAGCTCTTCAAATCCAGTCAAATGAAACGGATACAACAAAGACTTCAGTTTGCAAAACAATAGCTTGTCTATTACCACAAGACCTGGAGGTGAGACGAGGCTGCCAGCTGACAGAATTTTTGTTTGAACCAACTTTTGATGGATTGAATATATTGGAAGAGCTTTTTCTGCAACCGGATCAAAAAAGTGATGAAGAATCTACTGTAATTTCAAACTCTCTTCGCTGTGAACTCCTGCTAGCTTTGAAAGGTCACTGGATGTTTGATCCAGAGTTCTGGGACTGGAAAACGTTAAAGCGACACTGTCTTAAACTTCTTGGGAAAGAACCTTCAGATGCAGAGGAAGAGAACGATGTTGAACCGTTGCCTAATGAGCCTGATATTTTAGATGCATCTTTGGGCATCTACGAGGACCATAACGAGCACCCAGAAGCAACTCCGGAATATATAAACAATGAGTTTGAGAGTGCAAAAGTCAGGAAACCTGTTGGATCTTCTGAAAGGTATAAAAGGTGGCTTCAGTATAAATtttattgtgtcatctgcaaaagAGAGGTAATTGAGGCCAGAATACTTCACCATGCAAAAATGCACCTGGAAGATGGCATTTATACGTGTCCCGTGTGTACCAAAAAATGCAAGAAGAAAGAACTTTTTGTCACTCATGTAATGGAGCATATGAAAATGCCCACACGACATCGACCTAAAAAGAAACCTAGGGAATTCAAATCAGAAAGGATTTCTGTAGGGAATTTTTCTGCACGGCAGCATAAGTTTGTTTTGCAAGAGGAGGATGACGACGAAAGTGACTCGAATGGGTATATCACCTTCGGAAAGCTCCAAGAGCTAAACCTGCAAGACAGAGATGTTTATCCGTGCCCGGGCACCAGCTGCTCCAGGGTTTTCAAACAGTTTAAATATTTAAGTATACATCTGAAAGCTGAACACAATAACAATGATGAAAATTCAAAGCACTATCTGGACATGAAGAACATGAGAGAGAAGTGTGCGTTTTGTCGTCGACATTTCATTACTACCTTTCATTTAAAGCAGCACATGAGAATTCATTTTGGGGATCTGCCTTATATGTGTGTGTCCATAGATTGCAATGAACAGTTTTACTCTGTTAATGAGCTACTTAGTCACAAACAATTACACAACGACCTTCAGTATAAGTGTGAGTTGGATGGCTGCAACTTGGTTTTTAGTGATTTGGGTCTTCTTTATCACCACGAAGCTCAACATTTTAGAGATGCGTCATACGTATGCAGTTTTCCCGGTTGCAAAAAGTTCTATTATTGCAAATCTGATCTTCAGGCTCACCTTGGCACACATGGGTCGGATTTCGAAAGAGGCCACGATTATGGAGCAGGTGTATTTGCAGAACAAATTAAAAAAGAGACAGAAAGCCAGCAGTCTCCATTTAATGATCAAGTACACTCTCTTGCCAATAGGGATTTAATTTGTGGTAACAGTCCCACGCTTCTACAGAGAAATGTAGCGCCTAACGAGCAAACACCATCTGTAACTGGAGGGATGGATTGCAAGAATTCAAATGTAAGCATTCCAGGTTATAATGAAAGGGAACAGTCACACGATTCACAAACCTGTTGCTCAAGTCATGAGATGAGCTTAGAAAGCAAAGAACACGTGTTTGACTGTGCTTGCAAAAATGCTAATGACGCACAAATCGGCCTGGAGAAACTTCATACACCTCAGTTTCAACAGAATAAGATTAAGATTGAAGCAGTGGATGTTCTCAACACTTTCACTGTCGGTAATGACGCAGAGAATATAAACACAGATATTGGATCTGAGAATGAAACGTCAGCCTGTGTTACACGTCCAATCAGAATAAGTGACATTAAGGAGGAGTGTCATGAAACTCCAGTTTCTGCTGGCTTTAATGTGTCTACTTCTGAGGATAACTTATGTGAACTTCTTACCGGCTTGAAGCATTTGAACTTGAAAAACTCAAAATCATGCATTGCAAACGCCTCACCTAGGGTCCGTAAAGCCACGGCCAGCTCCTCAAAGAAGTGTACTGTTCCGAAAAAAGTTTTAAGTCAGTATCTTATTCGATTAGCATTGAAACCGTATTTTTGTGAACTTCCAGGTTGCAAACGCGCATTTGTTACAAAAGACGCCCTCTTATTGCATTATATAAAAAAGCATCACTATTCAAAAGAAAAGGCCCTTAAGTTAAACATGTTTCAGACTAAATTTGCCCCATTCGAGTGCCATATTTGCCTAAGAGCATTTACAAGGAGGACGCACCTTCGTATTCATTACAAGAAAAAGCACCACATAGGCAAAGAAAAAGTAACCTGCAAAGCACCCGGTAGAAAACTTGGGAACAAGAAACGTACAAGTCGTATTATAAATGAGCGACATACCAACTGCTTGAAAAATTTCCAGACAAATGAAACTGCTAATAGACAAACACATGAGAGGCGTTCACCTGTCCAGGAAGGCTTTCATTCGGAAACGTATGTGGATTCATTATCTGATGAAACAGATGCTGGTACAGGAGTCCACACGCCTGAAAGCCATATGGATGACTTGGAatccagagaggggagagggaccagGCGTACGGTTGCTAAAGGGAAATTGtgttatatattaaataaatatcacAAACCATTTCACTGTGTCCATAAAACGTGCAACTCTTCATTTACAAGTCAAACCGGCCTAATCCGCCATTACCGTCTTGTACATCATTACAACCGGGAACAGTTATGCTTGGAGAAGGACAAGGCGAAAACTAAAAGAGAATATGGAAAATGTAGAAGAATATTCACCTGCAAGTATAAGGAATGTAGGAAGAGTTTCATTTGTTCTAAAGCCCTTTCCAAACATTACATTGACTTTCATAATCTTGAGAATGAAGACCGAGAACTTGATATTTTCTATACTGTAAACCACTTGAAACCTCAAATGGAAGATCCCAAATATAGTGACGAAACACAAAGTAGTGATTCTGAATATTGCTGTGACGTAGACACCTGCAGTGCAGTTTTCACAGATCACACAAGCTACACACAACATATTTTGTCCGTGCACCGTAAATACAATCTTTGTGAGAGTCGAACGAAACGTAAAAGAGAGACAGATGAGCTAGAAGATGTGCGAGAAAGCTACATTAATAAACCAAGGCGCAACACTCGTTTGCTACATAATAGGAAAAAAATCAACGCAAAGAAAAAGCTTTTGAATAAAGAGTTGATTGAATTTAAAACCCGAGAAGAAGCATTGCAAATGTGTGCTCAGAATGTTCAGATCACACAATTTCCTTGCATGGTTCATGGCTGCTCATCTGTAGTAAAGCTAGAAAGTAGTATTGTGCGGCATTATAAGCTAACACACCTGCTGAACCCCAGCTACATAAGCAATCGCAGTCCTACATTAATACACTGTGTTAAAAATTTTCCACAAATTAAAAAAGTATCCAATTCAGAGGAAGAACTTGGTCCAAAAAAGCGTGATTGTACTCAAGAAAAAAAGATACCCAAACTCCATCTGCACAGAGAGATACGGAGCACTTTGGATAGAAGGGATGACGAACGGGAGAGCCCAAAGAGCAATTCAACAGGAAATCTCTCTGAAAGAGACGCCTTAAATAGCAGCACTGCAAATAATAAAAGCGTACGCATTGGTTTTGGGGAATCTGTTATCCGGCCTCCTGTATTTAAAAATGTGGACGATGTTCCTAAAAGCAGCGAAAAGGAAAATGTAGCATCTGTCACCAGTTTTCAGCCACCTTGCAAACTCGAAAGCGACCAGGGTAATCTGCAGCCACATCCAAGGCATTCCAATGCTCTGTGTTCCACAAAAGAGAACAATCAAAAACGGACAATACCGAAGCCGTTGGATTTAAAGACATTTAAGCCAATGGGATTTGAATCTTCCTTTTTAAAGTTTATAGAGGAAAGTAGGGAAACTGATGACGAGTTTGAAGTAGAGCCACCAAAGCAATGCAAAACACACAATTCCTTCCAAATGGAAGGGCTACCATTTAAAGACACTGATCAAAAGCTGTCAAGTGACCATGAAGCATGTTTACCCCAACACAAAACTTTACATGACGACAACCTTGGAGGATTCCAACCCTTACTTTGCAGTAGTGTGCAATCTGCAGTGCCCATGCCGACGCTACAGAATTTAAGAACAATATTGGACAAGGCACTTACTGACTGTGGAGACCTCGCTTTAAAACAACTTCATTATCAACGGCCTGTTGTTGTGCTCGAAAGATCCAAGTTTGCTGCACCTCTGATAGACTTGTTTTCAAGTAAAAAGACTGATGAACTTTGTGTGGCAATTTCCTGA